In Deinococcus psychrotolerans, a genomic segment contains:
- the mnmA gene encoding tRNA 2-thiouridine(34) synthase MnmA: MTATAKRTTQGIKPGGRVLCAMSGGVDSSVSAALLKEQGFAVIGAMMRFWPDDKRSDTFDTCCSPDAAYEARRVAEQVGVPFYLLDYREQFQRHIVGPFLAEYAAGRTPNPCVNCNTKVKFDELVKKAKMLGCDYVATGHYVKRVEEESGAVAFHRGDDPRKDQTYFLWGTPRDALPYILFPVGEMEKPRVREIAEQHGLLTAQKAESQNICFVPGTVQDFVAEYVPQQSGQMRDIHTGEVVGEHLGTQFFTLGQKKGLGLFQSHLVRHVVHLEVGSNTVWVGEYEDCLWKGLKALTPNYLIDLTDLPSELEVQVRYRTAPVRARVLHADEHGFELEFDEPQFAVAPGQSAVLYAGPKLLGGGLIADHVRALPV, from the coding sequence ATGACGGCTACGGCAAAACGGACAACTCAGGGCATCAAACCGGGCGGACGGGTGCTGTGCGCCATGTCCGGCGGCGTGGACAGCAGCGTAAGCGCCGCGCTGCTCAAAGAACAGGGCTTTGCGGTGATCGGCGCGATGATGCGTTTCTGGCCCGACGACAAGCGCAGCGACACCTTCGACACTTGCTGCTCACCCGACGCCGCCTACGAAGCCCGCCGCGTGGCCGAGCAAGTCGGCGTGCCCTTTTACCTGCTGGACTACCGCGAGCAGTTTCAGCGCCACATCGTCGGCCCCTTTCTGGCCGAATACGCGGCTGGGCGTACGCCGAATCCCTGCGTCAATTGCAACACCAAAGTCAAATTCGACGAGCTGGTCAAAAAGGCCAAGATGCTCGGCTGCGATTACGTGGCAACCGGCCACTATGTCAAGCGCGTCGAGGAAGAAAGCGGCGCGGTGGCCTTTCACCGGGGCGACGACCCGCGCAAAGACCAGACCTACTTTTTGTGGGGCACGCCGCGCGACGCTTTGCCGTATATCCTCTTTCCGGTGGGAGAGATGGAAAAGCCCCGCGTGCGCGAGATCGCCGAGCAGCATGGCCTGCTGACCGCCCAGAAAGCTGAGAGCCAGAACATCTGCTTCGTGCCGGGCACCGTCCAGGACTTTGTGGCCGAGTACGTGCCGCAGCAGTCCGGCCAGATGCGCGACATCCACACGGGCGAAGTAGTGGGCGAACATCTGGGCACTCAGTTCTTCACGCTGGGTCAGAAGAAGGGACTGGGCCTCTTTCAGTCGCACCTCGTCCGGCACGTGGTTCACCTGGAAGTAGGCAGCAACACCGTCTGGGTCGGCGAATACGAGGACTGCTTGTGGAAGGGCCTCAAGGCGCTGACGCCCAATTACCTGATCGACCTCACCGACTTGCCGAGCGAGCTGGAAGTGCAGGTGCGCTACCGAACCGCGCCGGTCAGGGCACGGGTGCTGCACGCTGACGAACACGGCTTTGAATTGGAATTTGACGAACCCCAATTCGCGGTGGCTCCTGGCCAAAGCGCTGTGTTGTACGCGGGGCCCAAGCTGCTGGGCGGTGGGTTGATTGCCGATCACGTGCGGGCGCTGCCTGTTTAA
- a CDS encoding AIM24 family protein yields the protein MIPDLPNPAEIDGEARSGMSYRIFGTIQPTLIVDMDSRHGMFSDAGGMSWMSATVEMNTGLNSGGGGGLLSGLARMVGGGTLFLVQFTTRSEGQIAFATDFPGKIVPLDLAAGESIIMHKHAFLAAEAGVTLAVTFTRRFGAGLVGGDGFVLQSVTGPGMAFAELDGDAIEYHLSAGEILLVEPGHVAMFDQSVTFDVQMVKGLRNIIFSGEALFFARLSGPGRVWLNSMSASKVAHRIGEYLPKGS from the coding sequence ATGATTCCCGACTTGCCCAACCCCGCCGAGATAGACGGCGAAGCCAGAAGCGGCATGAGTTACCGGATTTTCGGCACCATCCAGCCCACTTTAATTGTGGATATGGACAGCCGTCACGGGATGTTCAGCGACGCGGGCGGCATGTCGTGGATGAGCGCCACCGTCGAGATGAACACCGGCCTCAACAGTGGCGGTGGCGGCGGGCTGCTGTCGGGTTTGGCGCGGATGGTCGGCGGCGGCACGTTGTTTTTGGTGCAGTTCACGACCCGCAGCGAAGGCCAGATCGCGTTTGCCACCGACTTTCCCGGCAAGATCGTGCCGCTCGATCTGGCGGCGGGCGAGAGCATCATCATGCACAAGCACGCTTTTTTGGCGGCGGAAGCGGGCGTCACTTTGGCCGTGACCTTTACCCGCCGCTTTGGTGCGGGCTTGGTCGGCGGTGACGGCTTCGTGCTGCAAAGCGTGACTGGCCCCGGCATGGCTTTTGCCGAGCTGGACGGCGACGCCATCGAATATCACCTCAGCGCGGGCGAAATTCTGCTGGTCGAACCCGGCCACGTCGCTATGTTCGATCAGAGCGTTACCTTCGACGTGCAGATGGTCAAGGGACTGCGCAACATCATCTTTTCCGGTGAGGCGCTGTTTTTTGCTCGTCTGAGCGGGCCGGGGCGGGTCTGGCTCAACAGCATGTCGGCCAGCAAAGTGGCGCACCGGATCGGGGAATATTTGCCTAAGGGCAGTTAG
- the queA gene encoding tRNA preQ1(34) S-adenosylmethionine ribosyltransferase-isomerase QueA: MSTLHDADAVLARLNFDLPPERIAQTGAEPRDSSKLMVVGAEIEHRIFSELPDLLRSGDVLVFNQSRVIPARVMARKPVVNGQGGGQIEVLLLREEETNLWSAYLKPARRAGNELWLGEHRAEVVGVLDDGARLLRFESDLKPHLDEIGRLPLPPYIQAGEDDSVWRERYQTVYARENGSVAAPTAGLHFTPELLSRLDERGIERAYVTLHVGAGTFKPIQGSVADHTMHAERYSVSTETAQIINRAKAGGRRVVAVGTTTVRTLESAWDGQQVQPGEGDTRIFITPGTPVNVPDLLITNLHLPGSTLLLLVSAFAGEQRIKAAYDAALAGDYRFYSLGDAMLLENQR; this comes from the coding sequence GTGTCCACGCTTCATGATGCCGACGCGGTGCTGGCGCGGCTGAATTTCGACTTGCCGCCCGAGCGTATCGCCCAGACTGGGGCTGAGCCGCGTGACAGCAGCAAGCTGATGGTGGTGGGCGCGGAGATTGAGCACCGTATCTTCAGCGAGTTGCCCGACTTGCTGCGCTCCGGTGACGTGCTGGTGTTCAATCAGTCGCGGGTGATTCCGGCCCGTGTGATGGCCCGCAAGCCTGTAGTCAACGGGCAGGGCGGCGGTCAAATCGAAGTCTTGCTGCTGCGCGAGGAAGAGACGAACCTGTGGAGCGCTTACCTCAAGCCTGCCCGCCGTGCTGGGAACGAACTTTGGTTGGGCGAACACAGAGCCGAAGTCGTCGGCGTGCTGGACGACGGTGCACGGCTGCTGCGCTTCGAATCTGACCTCAAGCCGCACTTGGATGAGATCGGGCGCTTGCCTTTGCCGCCTTACATCCAGGCGGGCGAAGACGATTCGGTGTGGCGTGAGCGCTACCAGACCGTGTATGCCCGCGAGAACGGTAGCGTGGCCGCGCCGACAGCGGGCCTGCATTTCACGCCGGAGCTGTTGTCCCGCTTGGACGAGCGCGGCATTGAACGCGCTTATGTGACGCTGCATGTTGGGGCCGGAACCTTCAAGCCTATTCAGGGTTCGGTGGCTGACCACACCATGCACGCCGAGCGCTATTCGGTGAGCACGGAGACGGCCCAGATCATCAACCGCGCTAAAGCCGGGGGGCGGCGGGTGGTGGCAGTCGGGACGACGACGGTTCGCACATTAGAGAGCGCTTGGGACGGTCAACAGGTGCAGCCGGGCGAGGGCGATACCCGCATCTTCATCACGCCGGGAACGCCGGTCAACGTTCCGGACTTGCTGATCACCAATTTGCATTTGCCGGGTAGCACCCTGCTTCTGCTCGTCTCGGCTTTCGCGGGTGAGCAGCGGATCAAAGCGGCCTACGACGCAGCTTTAGCGGGCGATTACCGCTTCTACAGCTTGGGTGACGCAATGCTGCTGGAAAATCAGCGCTGA
- a CDS encoding NYN domain-containing protein produces the protein MQYIVHKPRIGLFIDTQNLYHSARDLAERTVNFETLLDIAARDRELVHAIAYTVEKDGDSTSRPFIYKLSALGYKVRRMTLSLHHVTETGKAIWEGNWDMGMVADMVRLSDHLDIMVLGSGDGDFTDIVELLQERGKRVEVIAFREHTAQKLIDAADRFIHLPDVEEALMPARLPKPALP, from the coding sequence GTGCAATATATCGTTCATAAACCGAGAATTGGCCTTTTTATCGACACTCAAAACCTCTATCACTCGGCCCGCGACCTCGCCGAGCGCACCGTCAACTTTGAAACGCTCCTCGACATCGCTGCCCGTGACCGCGAACTGGTTCACGCCATCGCCTACACCGTAGAAAAAGATGGTGACAGCACGTCCCGGCCCTTCATCTACAAGCTTTCGGCGCTGGGTTACAAGGTTCGGCGCATGACCCTGAGTCTGCACCACGTCACCGAAACTGGCAAGGCGATCTGGGAAGGCAACTGGGATATGGGGATGGTGGCCGATATGGTGCGGCTCTCCGATCATTTGGACATCATGGTGTTGGGCAGCGGCGACGGCGACTTCACCGACATCGTGGAACTCCTGCAAGAACGCGGCAAACGGGTCGAAGTGATCGCCTTCCGCGAGCATACCGCCCAAAAACTGATTGACGCCGCCGACAGATTCATTCATTTGCCGGACGTTGAAGAAGCGTTGATGCCCGCCCGCCTTCCCAAGCCCGCTCTCCCTTAA
- a CDS encoding META domain-containing protein, producing the protein MTRTRFLFPLLALALGTSSFVAAAPTPLTGTFAQAAPITPTTAAPDNSVPIGGYSLVSLTENGQTTAPGSAAIRPTLDFDGKRVSGSSGCNSFGASYVARQKVLRFGALASTLRACPDYVDGLEAQFLKLLRGVNRFELSGMSGNQTLTLFSGSNNRMVFAQNIGAGEVASVGIRSKYDGTWTLNRPPAGLRLSSDTRPTQFTLKGSDISGFDGCNQFSGKLNISSGRLMFVGPVMSTKVFCPPQEANLVPLLTVGAAAAVQGKTLTLTDVNGGQWVLSRP; encoded by the coding sequence ATGACCCGTACCCGTTTCCTGTTTCCGCTGCTGGCTCTGGCGCTCGGCACGTCCAGCTTCGTTGCCGCCGCGCCCACGCCGCTGACTGGCACCTTCGCCCAAGCTGCACCAATCACCCCAACAACTGCCGCGCCAGACAACAGCGTGCCGATTGGCGGTTACAGTCTGGTGTCACTCACTGAAAATGGCCAAACCACCGCTCCGGGCAGCGCCGCCATTCGTCCCACCCTCGACTTCGACGGCAAACGGGTGTCGGGTTCCAGTGGCTGCAACAGCTTCGGCGCTTCGTATGTGGCCCGCCAAAAAGTCCTGCGCTTTGGCGCTCTGGCCAGCACGCTGCGGGCCTGTCCCGATTACGTCGACGGCCTGGAAGCCCAGTTCCTCAAGCTCCTGCGCGGCGTCAACCGCTTTGAACTCAGCGGAATGAGCGGCAACCAAACCCTGACTCTCTTTTCGGGCAGCAACAACCGCATGGTGTTCGCGCAAAATATAGGCGCAGGCGAGGTGGCCAGCGTGGGCATTCGCAGCAAATACGACGGTACTTGGACGCTGAATCGCCCGCCCGCCGGACTGCGACTGTCAAGCGACACCCGTCCGACGCAGTTTACGCTCAAGGGCTCGGACATCAGCGGTTTTGACGGCTGCAACCAGTTCAGCGGCAAGCTCAATATCTCCAGTGGCCGCTTGATGTTTGTCGGCCCCGTGATGAGCACCAAAGTCTTTTGCCCGCCGCAGGAAGCCAACCTCGTGCCGCTGCTGACGGTGGGCGCTGCCGCTGCCGTTCAGGGCAAGACCCTGACCCTGACCGATGTCAATGGCGGACAGTGGGTGCTGAGTAGGCCGTAA
- a CDS encoding GNAT family N-acetyltransferase produces MEPDVIWEVLRPQPLLTDQLYGEWAAFLALAENKTETANHLRRFDEQRPAGQHHALTLARVDGQLVGVAETQVPRSHDKAGWYTLSLSVHPDWQGGELSQTLLSRAENQLPPDAAVVLATVREGEWQMAFLEAQGFAEYERMWTSTLDLQALSPIDFQHHTERAQQAGLRVLPLSEVADLSNESEQRRLYALMIHLLSEVPFAEPITPWPFETWKSRILDAPEFDAQGFFVLLSPAGEWIGVSELYRPDPSKLSTLHQGLTGVRREWRGLGGAWLLKLTAAAQAKARGYAAANTTNHTGNAPMLAINERMGFVRQQARVGLRREMRA; encoded by the coding sequence ATGGAACCTGACGTGATCTGGGAAGTCCTGCGCCCTCAACCACTGCTGACTGACCAACTGTACGGCGAGTGGGCTGCGTTCCTGGCGCTGGCCGAAAACAAGACCGAAACTGCCAACCACCTTCGCCGCTTCGACGAACAACGCCCCGCCGGGCAGCACCACGCGCTGACGCTGGCCCGCGTGGACGGTCAACTGGTTGGCGTGGCCGAGACGCAAGTGCCGAGGTCGCACGACAAAGCCGGCTGGTACACCCTGAGCCTCAGCGTACATCCTGATTGGCAAGGCGGCGAGCTCTCCCAAACCTTGCTGAGCCGCGCCGAGAATCAGTTGCCGCCAGACGCGGCAGTGGTGCTGGCTACCGTGCGGGAAGGCGAGTGGCAGATGGCCTTTCTTGAAGCGCAGGGCTTTGCCGAATACGAGCGGATGTGGACAAGTACGCTCGATTTGCAGGCCCTCTCCCCCATCGACTTTCAGCACCACACCGAGCGGGCGCAGCAAGCGGGGCTAAGGGTGTTGCCGCTTTCTGAAGTGGCCGACCTCAGCAATGAAAGTGAGCAGCGCCGCCTCTACGCTTTGATGATTCACCTTCTCTCGGAAGTGCCGTTTGCTGAGCCGATCACGCCTTGGCCGTTTGAGACGTGGAAAAGCCGCATTCTGGACGCGCCCGAGTTTGACGCGCAGGGATTTTTCGTGCTGCTCAGCCCTGCCGGTGAGTGGATCGGCGTCAGCGAGTTGTACCGGCCTGACCCCTCAAAGTTAAGTACCCTCCACCAGGGCCTGACCGGCGTGCGCCGCGAGTGGCGCGGCCTCGGCGGGGCTTGGCTGCTCAAACTCACAGCGGCGGCGCAGGCCAAGGCGCGGGGTTACGCGGCGGCCAATACCACCAACCACACCGGAAACGCGCCGATGCTGGCGATCAATGAGCGAATGGGGTTTGTCAGGCAGCAGGCGCGGGTGGGGTTACGGCGAGAAATGCGGGCCTAA
- the ftsY gene encoding signal recognition particle-docking protein FtsY produces MSWLNRLRDGLSKTRQQLNQSSGFLGTDLKDVFTNRIETLEDLEYALIAADVGRAATEEILEDVKNSSKPNLQEALMEAMTLQLEPDAKRAQFRKFGFNPDAKRSTVDPQGKVIMVIGVNGVGKTTTIAKLGRYYQSRGKRVMFAAGDTFRAAAGAQLGVWGERLGIPVVQGVDGGDPAAVAFDGANARKARDFDLLFVDTAGRLHNKHNLMEELKKVRRVIDKADPGEPHEIWLVLDAVTGQNGLQQAKKFHEAITLTGVIVTKLDGTSKGGIVVPIVRELGVPIKFIGVGEGQEDLQPFDSREFVQALFDVNIPKDELGKGVLNRED; encoded by the coding sequence ATGTCATGGCTTAATCGCCTGCGTGACGGCCTGAGCAAGACCCGTCAGCAGCTCAATCAATCCTCCGGTTTTCTGGGCACCGATCTCAAAGACGTGTTCACCAACCGCATTGAAACGCTCGAAGACCTCGAATACGCCCTGATCGCCGCCGACGTGGGCCGCGCCGCCACCGAAGAAATCCTGGAAGACGTCAAGAACAGCTCCAAACCCAACCTTCAAGAAGCGTTGATGGAAGCCATGACCTTGCAACTCGAACCCGACGCCAAGCGGGCGCAGTTTCGCAAATTCGGCTTTAACCCCGACGCCAAGCGCAGCACGGTTGATCCGCAGGGCAAAGTCATTATGGTAATCGGCGTCAACGGCGTGGGCAAAACCACCACCATCGCCAAGCTGGGGCGCTATTACCAATCGCGCGGCAAACGGGTGATGTTCGCAGCGGGCGACACCTTCCGCGCCGCCGCTGGAGCGCAACTCGGTGTCTGGGGTGAGCGGCTGGGCATCCCAGTGGTGCAGGGTGTGGACGGCGGCGACCCGGCGGCAGTGGCCTTTGACGGCGCGAACGCCCGCAAAGCCAGAGACTTTGATCTGCTGTTCGTGGACACCGCCGGACGCCTGCACAACAAGCACAACTTGATGGAAGAACTCAAAAAAGTGCGCCGCGTCATCGACAAAGCCGACCCCGGCGAGCCGCATGAAATCTGGCTGGTGCTTGACGCCGTGACCGGACAAAACGGCCTCCAGCAAGCCAAGAAGTTTCACGAAGCCATCACCCTGACTGGCGTGATCGTCACCAAGCTCGACGGCACGTCCAAGGGCGGCATCGTGGTGCCGATTGTGCGCGAACTCGGCGTGCCGATTAAGTTCATCGGCGTGGGCGAGGGCCAGGAAGACTTACAGCCGTTCGACAGCCGGGAATTCGTTCAAGCACTTTTCGACGTGAATATACCCAAGGATGAGCTGGGGAAGGGTGTGTTGAATCGGGAAGACTGA